One window from the genome of Prinia subflava isolate CZ2003 ecotype Zambia chromosome 2, Cam_Psub_1.2, whole genome shotgun sequence encodes:
- the ZBTB2 gene encoding zinc finger and BTB domain-containing protein 2, with protein MDLANHGLILLQQLNAQREFGFLCDCTVAIGDVYFKAHKSVLASFSNYFKMLFVHQTSECVRLKATDIQPDIFSYLLHLMYTGKMAPQLIDPVRLEQGIKFLHAYPLIQEASLASQGTFSHPDQVFPLASSLYGIQIADHQIRHPTKVTSATDKLGREPRPQTSRMNQEQASEGSQLSQLGANLPQVTRTNMSASDPLPSSLSPELVSAAGNNSPSGEEANMEASSSDEQPTSLTIAHVKPSIMKRNGSFPKYYACHLCGRRFNLRSSLREHLQIHTGVPFTSSQQGESNISLSLCNNTADKDAMEVPEAGMISDSELQQISDSPIIDGQQQSETPPPSDIADIDNLEQADQEREVKRRKYECSICGRKFIQKSHWREHMYIHTGKPFKCSTCDKSFCRANQAARHVCLNQSMDTYTMVDKQTLELCTFEEGSQMDNMLVQTNKPYKCNLCDKTFSTPNEVVKHSCQNQNSVFTLEEDRSILLGGGDTEATETDNAVLASIKKEQEAVLLD; from the exons ATGGATTTGGCCAACCATGGACTtattctgctgcagcagctaaATGCTCAGAGAGAGTTTGGTTTCCTGTGTGACTGCACAGTTGCCATTGGAGATGTCTACTTCAAGGCACACAAATCTGTCCTCGCTTCTTTCTCCAACTACTTCAAGATGTTGTTTGTTCATCAAACCAG TGAATGTGTCCGTTTGAAAGCGACCGACATCCAGCCTGATATCTTCAGTTATCTCTTGCATTTGATGTACACTGGGAAGATGGCACCACAACTCATTGACCCAGTTCGACTAGAACAGGGAATAAAGTTTCTGCATGCATATCCACTAATTCAAGAGGCCAGCCTTGCAAGTCAGGGAACTTTTTCTCATCCAGATCAAGTCTTTCCATTAGCATCTTCATTATATGGCATTCAGATTGCAGATCACCAGATAAGACATCCCACTAAGGTCACGTCAGCGACTGACAAACTTGGGCGAGAACCACGGCCTCAGACATCACGGATGAACCAAGAGCAGGCTTCGGAAGGCTCACAGCTCTCGCAGTTGGGTGCAAATCTGCCACAAGTGACCCGGACAAATATGTCTGCTTCTGACCCATTGCCGTCCTCTCTGTCTCCAGAACTGGTGTCTGCTGCTGGTAATAATTCCCCTTCAGGAGAAGAGGCCAATATGGAAGCATCTTCTTCAGATGAACAGCCCACCTCTCTCACAATAGCACACGTCAAGCCAAGCATTATGAAAAGGAACGGAAGCTTCCCCAAGTACTATGCCTGTCACCTCTGTGGCCGCCGGTTCAACCTGCGCAGCAGTTTGCGGGAGCACCTGCAGATCCACACGGGAGTTCCCTTCACATCTAGCCAGCAGGGAGAAAGTAACATTTCTTTGTCTCTCTGTAACAACACAGCTGATAAAGATGCCATGGAAGTGCCTGAAGCGGGGATGATTAGTGACAGCGAGCTGCAGCAGATCTCAGACTCCCCAATAATTGATGGGCAGCAGCAGTCAGAGACGCCTCCCCCTTCCGATATCGCAGACATTGACAACCTGGAGCAGGCAGATCAAGAGAGGGAGGTAAAGAGACGGAAATACGAATGTTCCATCTGTGGTCGCAAATTTATTCAGAAGAGCCACTGGAGGGAGCACATGTACATACACACGGGGAAGCCCTTCAAGTGCAGCACTTGTGACAAAAGCTTTTGTAGGGCTAACCAGGCTGCCAGACACGTGTGCCTAAACCAGAGCATGGACACGTACACGATGGTGGATAAACAGACTCTAGAGCTCTGTACTTTTGAGGAAGGCAGTCAAATGGACAACATGTTAGTACAGACCAACAAGCCCTACAAATGTAACTTGTGTGACAAAACTTTTTCAACTCCCAATGAAGTAGTCAAACATTCGTGCCAAAATCAAAACTCTGTCTTTACACTAGAAGAAGATCGCTCCATTCTGTTAGGTGGTGGGGACACAGAAGCCACAGAGACTGATAACGCAGTGTTAGCCTCCATCAAAAAGGAGCAGGAAGCAGTGTTGTTAGACTGA